Proteins encoded together in one Microcebus murinus isolate Inina chromosome 18, M.murinus_Inina_mat1.0, whole genome shotgun sequence window:
- the SP2 gene encoding transcription factor Sp2 isoform X2 — protein MIADPQTSMAATAAVSPSDYLQPAASTTQDSQPSPLALLAATCSKIGPPAVEAAVTPPAPPQPTPRKLVPIKPAPLPLSPSKNSFGILSSKGNILQIQGSQLSTSYPGGQLVFAIQNPTMINKGTRSNANIQYQAVSQIQAGGSQTIQVQPNLTNQIQIIPGTNQAIITPSPSSHKPVPIKPAPVQKSSTTTTAVQSGANVVKLTGGGGNVTLTLPVNNLVNASDTGAPTQLLTESPPTPLSKTNKKARKKSLPASQPPVAVAEQVETVLIETTADNIIQAGNNLLIVQSPGGGQPAVVQQVQVVPPKAEQQQVVQIPQQALRVVQAASATLPTVPQKPSQNFQIQAAESTPTQVYIRTPSGEVQTVLVQDSPPATAATTSTTTCSSPASRTPHLSGTSKKHSAAILRKERPLPKIAPAGSIISLNAAQLAAAAQAMQTININGVQVQGVPVTITNTGGQQQLTVQNVSGNNLTISGLSPTQIQLQMEQALAGETQPGEKRRRMACTCPNCKDGEKRSGEQGKKKHVCHIPDCGKTFRKTSLLRAHVRLHTGERPFVCNWFFCGKRFTRSDELQRHARTHTGDKRFECAQCQKRFMRSDHLTKHYKTHLVTKNL, from the exons caGATCCACAGACCAGCAtggctgccactgctgctgtcaGTCCCAGTGACTACCTGCAGCCTGCTGCCTCCACCACCCAG GACTCCCAGCCATCTCCCTTAGCCCTGCTTGCTGCAACATGTAGCAAAATTGGCCCCCCAGCTGTTGAAGCTGCTGTGACGCCTCCTGCTCCCCCCCAGCCCACACCACGGAAACTCGTCCCTATCAAACCTGCCCCTCTCCCTCTCAGTCCCAGCAAGAATAGCTTTGGAATCCTGTCCTCCAAAGGCAATATACTTCAGATTCAGGGGTCACAACTGAGCACCTCCTATCCTGGAGGGCAGCTGGTGTTTGCTATCCAGAATCCCACCATGATCAACAAAGGGACCCGATCAAATGCCAATATCCAGTACCAGGCAGTCTCTCAGATTCAGGCAGGCGGTTCCCAGACCATCCAAGTGCAGCCCAATCTCACCAACCAGATCCAGATCATCCCTGGCACCAACCAAGCCATCATCACTCCCTCACCGTCCAGTCACAAGCCTGTCCCCATCAAGCCAGCCCCTGTCCAGAAGTCAAGTACAACCACCACCGCTGTTCAGAGCGGGGCCAACGTGGTGAAGTTGACAGGTGGGGGCGGCAACGTGACACTCACTCTGCCAGTCAACAACCTCGTGAATGCCAGTGACACCGGGGCCCCCACTCAGCTCCTCACTGaaagcccccccaccccactgtctAAAACTAacaagaaagcaaggaagaagagccttcctgcctcccagccccccgTGGCCGTGGCCGAGCAGGTGGAGACGGTGCTAATCGAGACCACTGCAGACAACATCATCCAGGCAGGAAACAACCTGCTCATTGTTCAGAGCCCTGGTGGGGGCCAGCCAGCTGTGGTCCAGCAGGTCCAGGTGGTGCCCCCCAAGGCTGAGCAGCAGCAAGTGGTGCAGATCCCTCAGCAGGCTCTGCGGGTGGTACAGGCAGCATCTGCCACCCTCCCCACTGTCCCCCAGAAGCCCTCCCAGAACTTTCAGATCCAGGCAGCTGAGTCGACGCCTACTCAG gtCTACATCCGCACGCCTTCCGGTGAGGTACAGACAGTCCTTGTCCAGGACAGTCCCCCAGCAACAGCTGCGACCACCTCTACCACCACCTGTAGCAGCCCTGCATCCCGCACTCCCCATCTGAGCGGGACTAGCAAAAAGCACTCAGCTGCAATTCTCCGAAAAGAGCGTCCCCTGCCAAAGATTGCCCCTGCTGGGAGCATCATCAGCCTGAATGCAGCCCAGCTGGCGGCAGCTGCCCAGGCAATGCAGACCATCAACATCAACGGGGTCCAGGTCCAGGGTGTTCCTGTCACCATCACCAACACTGGCG GGCAGCAACAACTGACGGTGCAGAATGTTTCTGGGAATAACCTAACCATTAGCGGGCTGAGCCCCACCCAGATCCAGCTGCAGATGGAGCAGGCCCTGGCTGGAGAGACCCAGCCTGGGGAGAAGCGGCGCCGCATGGCCTGCACATGTCCCAACTGCAAGGACGGGGAGAAGAG ATCTGGAGAGCAGGGCAAAAAGAAGCATGTGTGTCACATCCCTGACTGTGGCAAGACATTCCGGAAGACGTCCTTGCTGCGGGCCCACGTGCGCTTGCACACCGGCGAGCGGCCCTTTGTCTGCAACTGGTTCTTCTGTGGGAAGAGGTTCACGCGGAGTGACGAGCTCCAGCGGCACGCTCGCACCCACACAG GGGACAAACGCTTCGAGTGTGCCCAGTGTCAGAAGCGCTTCATGAGGAGTGACCACCTCACCAAGCATTACAAGACCCACCTGGTCACGAAGAACTTATAA
- the SP2 gene encoding transcription factor Sp2 isoform X3: MSDPQTSMAATAAVSPSDYLQPAASTTQDSQPSPLALLAATCSKIGPPAVEAAVTPPAPPQPTPRKLVPIKPAPLPLSPSKNSFGILSSKGNILQIQGSQLSTSYPGGQLVFAIQNPTMINKGTRSNANIQYQAVSQIQAGGSQTIQVQPNLTNQIQIIPGTNQAIITPSPSSHKPVPIKPAPVQKSSTTTTAVQSGANVVKLTGGGGNVTLTLPVNNLVNASDTGAPTQLLTESPPTPLSKTNKKARKKSLPASQPPVAVAEQVETVLIETTADNIIQAGNNLLIVQSPGGGQPAVVQQVQVVPPKAEQQQVVQIPQQALRVVQAASATLPTVPQKPSQNFQIQAAESTPTQVYIRTPSGEVQTVLVQDSPPATAATTSTTTCSSPASRTPHLSGTSKKHSAAILRKERPLPKIAPAGSIISLNAAQLAAAAQAMQTININGVQVQGVPVTITNTGGQQQLTVQNVSGNNLTISGLSPTQIQLQMEQALAGETQPGEKRRRMACTCPNCKDGEKRSGEQGKKKHVCHIPDCGKTFRKTSLLRAHVRLHTGERPFVCNWFFCGKRFTRSDELQRHARTHTGDKRFECAQCQKRFMRSDHLTKHYKTHLVTKNL, from the exons ATCCACAGACCAGCAtggctgccactgctgctgtcaGTCCCAGTGACTACCTGCAGCCTGCTGCCTCCACCACCCAG GACTCCCAGCCATCTCCCTTAGCCCTGCTTGCTGCAACATGTAGCAAAATTGGCCCCCCAGCTGTTGAAGCTGCTGTGACGCCTCCTGCTCCCCCCCAGCCCACACCACGGAAACTCGTCCCTATCAAACCTGCCCCTCTCCCTCTCAGTCCCAGCAAGAATAGCTTTGGAATCCTGTCCTCCAAAGGCAATATACTTCAGATTCAGGGGTCACAACTGAGCACCTCCTATCCTGGAGGGCAGCTGGTGTTTGCTATCCAGAATCCCACCATGATCAACAAAGGGACCCGATCAAATGCCAATATCCAGTACCAGGCAGTCTCTCAGATTCAGGCAGGCGGTTCCCAGACCATCCAAGTGCAGCCCAATCTCACCAACCAGATCCAGATCATCCCTGGCACCAACCAAGCCATCATCACTCCCTCACCGTCCAGTCACAAGCCTGTCCCCATCAAGCCAGCCCCTGTCCAGAAGTCAAGTACAACCACCACCGCTGTTCAGAGCGGGGCCAACGTGGTGAAGTTGACAGGTGGGGGCGGCAACGTGACACTCACTCTGCCAGTCAACAACCTCGTGAATGCCAGTGACACCGGGGCCCCCACTCAGCTCCTCACTGaaagcccccccaccccactgtctAAAACTAacaagaaagcaaggaagaagagccttcctgcctcccagccccccgTGGCCGTGGCCGAGCAGGTGGAGACGGTGCTAATCGAGACCACTGCAGACAACATCATCCAGGCAGGAAACAACCTGCTCATTGTTCAGAGCCCTGGTGGGGGCCAGCCAGCTGTGGTCCAGCAGGTCCAGGTGGTGCCCCCCAAGGCTGAGCAGCAGCAAGTGGTGCAGATCCCTCAGCAGGCTCTGCGGGTGGTACAGGCAGCATCTGCCACCCTCCCCACTGTCCCCCAGAAGCCCTCCCAGAACTTTCAGATCCAGGCAGCTGAGTCGACGCCTACTCAG gtCTACATCCGCACGCCTTCCGGTGAGGTACAGACAGTCCTTGTCCAGGACAGTCCCCCAGCAACAGCTGCGACCACCTCTACCACCACCTGTAGCAGCCCTGCATCCCGCACTCCCCATCTGAGCGGGACTAGCAAAAAGCACTCAGCTGCAATTCTCCGAAAAGAGCGTCCCCTGCCAAAGATTGCCCCTGCTGGGAGCATCATCAGCCTGAATGCAGCCCAGCTGGCGGCAGCTGCCCAGGCAATGCAGACCATCAACATCAACGGGGTCCAGGTCCAGGGTGTTCCTGTCACCATCACCAACACTGGCG GGCAGCAACAACTGACGGTGCAGAATGTTTCTGGGAATAACCTAACCATTAGCGGGCTGAGCCCCACCCAGATCCAGCTGCAGATGGAGCAGGCCCTGGCTGGAGAGACCCAGCCTGGGGAGAAGCGGCGCCGCATGGCCTGCACATGTCCCAACTGCAAGGACGGGGAGAAGAG ATCTGGAGAGCAGGGCAAAAAGAAGCATGTGTGTCACATCCCTGACTGTGGCAAGACATTCCGGAAGACGTCCTTGCTGCGGGCCCACGTGCGCTTGCACACCGGCGAGCGGCCCTTTGTCTGCAACTGGTTCTTCTGTGGGAAGAGGTTCACGCGGAGTGACGAGCTCCAGCGGCACGCTCGCACCCACACAG GGGACAAACGCTTCGAGTGTGCCCAGTGTCAGAAGCGCTTCATGAGGAGTGACCACCTCACCAAGCATTACAAGACCCACCTGGTCACGAAGAACTTATAA
- the SP2 gene encoding transcription factor Sp2 isoform X1 gives MSADPQTSMAATAAVSPSDYLQPAASTTQDSQPSPLALLAATCSKIGPPAVEAAVTPPAPPQPTPRKLVPIKPAPLPLSPSKNSFGILSSKGNILQIQGSQLSTSYPGGQLVFAIQNPTMINKGTRSNANIQYQAVSQIQAGGSQTIQVQPNLTNQIQIIPGTNQAIITPSPSSHKPVPIKPAPVQKSSTTTTAVQSGANVVKLTGGGGNVTLTLPVNNLVNASDTGAPTQLLTESPPTPLSKTNKKARKKSLPASQPPVAVAEQVETVLIETTADNIIQAGNNLLIVQSPGGGQPAVVQQVQVVPPKAEQQQVVQIPQQALRVVQAASATLPTVPQKPSQNFQIQAAESTPTQVYIRTPSGEVQTVLVQDSPPATAATTSTTTCSSPASRTPHLSGTSKKHSAAILRKERPLPKIAPAGSIISLNAAQLAAAAQAMQTININGVQVQGVPVTITNTGGQQQLTVQNVSGNNLTISGLSPTQIQLQMEQALAGETQPGEKRRRMACTCPNCKDGEKRSGEQGKKKHVCHIPDCGKTFRKTSLLRAHVRLHTGERPFVCNWFFCGKRFTRSDELQRHARTHTGDKRFECAQCQKRFMRSDHLTKHYKTHLVTKNL, from the exons caGATCCACAGACCAGCAtggctgccactgctgctgtcaGTCCCAGTGACTACCTGCAGCCTGCTGCCTCCACCACCCAG GACTCCCAGCCATCTCCCTTAGCCCTGCTTGCTGCAACATGTAGCAAAATTGGCCCCCCAGCTGTTGAAGCTGCTGTGACGCCTCCTGCTCCCCCCCAGCCCACACCACGGAAACTCGTCCCTATCAAACCTGCCCCTCTCCCTCTCAGTCCCAGCAAGAATAGCTTTGGAATCCTGTCCTCCAAAGGCAATATACTTCAGATTCAGGGGTCACAACTGAGCACCTCCTATCCTGGAGGGCAGCTGGTGTTTGCTATCCAGAATCCCACCATGATCAACAAAGGGACCCGATCAAATGCCAATATCCAGTACCAGGCAGTCTCTCAGATTCAGGCAGGCGGTTCCCAGACCATCCAAGTGCAGCCCAATCTCACCAACCAGATCCAGATCATCCCTGGCACCAACCAAGCCATCATCACTCCCTCACCGTCCAGTCACAAGCCTGTCCCCATCAAGCCAGCCCCTGTCCAGAAGTCAAGTACAACCACCACCGCTGTTCAGAGCGGGGCCAACGTGGTGAAGTTGACAGGTGGGGGCGGCAACGTGACACTCACTCTGCCAGTCAACAACCTCGTGAATGCCAGTGACACCGGGGCCCCCACTCAGCTCCTCACTGaaagcccccccaccccactgtctAAAACTAacaagaaagcaaggaagaagagccttcctgcctcccagccccccgTGGCCGTGGCCGAGCAGGTGGAGACGGTGCTAATCGAGACCACTGCAGACAACATCATCCAGGCAGGAAACAACCTGCTCATTGTTCAGAGCCCTGGTGGGGGCCAGCCAGCTGTGGTCCAGCAGGTCCAGGTGGTGCCCCCCAAGGCTGAGCAGCAGCAAGTGGTGCAGATCCCTCAGCAGGCTCTGCGGGTGGTACAGGCAGCATCTGCCACCCTCCCCACTGTCCCCCAGAAGCCCTCCCAGAACTTTCAGATCCAGGCAGCTGAGTCGACGCCTACTCAG gtCTACATCCGCACGCCTTCCGGTGAGGTACAGACAGTCCTTGTCCAGGACAGTCCCCCAGCAACAGCTGCGACCACCTCTACCACCACCTGTAGCAGCCCTGCATCCCGCACTCCCCATCTGAGCGGGACTAGCAAAAAGCACTCAGCTGCAATTCTCCGAAAAGAGCGTCCCCTGCCAAAGATTGCCCCTGCTGGGAGCATCATCAGCCTGAATGCAGCCCAGCTGGCGGCAGCTGCCCAGGCAATGCAGACCATCAACATCAACGGGGTCCAGGTCCAGGGTGTTCCTGTCACCATCACCAACACTGGCG GGCAGCAACAACTGACGGTGCAGAATGTTTCTGGGAATAACCTAACCATTAGCGGGCTGAGCCCCACCCAGATCCAGCTGCAGATGGAGCAGGCCCTGGCTGGAGAGACCCAGCCTGGGGAGAAGCGGCGCCGCATGGCCTGCACATGTCCCAACTGCAAGGACGGGGAGAAGAG ATCTGGAGAGCAGGGCAAAAAGAAGCATGTGTGTCACATCCCTGACTGTGGCAAGACATTCCGGAAGACGTCCTTGCTGCGGGCCCACGTGCGCTTGCACACCGGCGAGCGGCCCTTTGTCTGCAACTGGTTCTTCTGTGGGAAGAGGTTCACGCGGAGTGACGAGCTCCAGCGGCACGCTCGCACCCACACAG GGGACAAACGCTTCGAGTGTGCCCAGTGTCAGAAGCGCTTCATGAGGAGTGACCACCTCACCAAGCATTACAAGACCCACCTGGTCACGAAGAACTTATAA